A DNA window from Mesorhizobium sp. C432A contains the following coding sequences:
- a CDS encoding FAD-binding protein, giving the protein MTTFTPTTSAEILSTVQWAAAEESPLEIIGHGSKRGIGRPQQSEHTLDLSKLTGVTLYEPAELVLSAKAGTPLSEIENLLAESGQQLAFEPMDYGPLLGGEPGKGTIGSVLAANLSGPRRLKAGGARDHILGINAVAGRGEAFKSGGRVVKNVTGYDLSKLMANSWGTLAVFTDVTFKVLPAAETEVTLAMRGLLDDAASAAMALALGSSAEVSSAAHLPERIAARVAGGSLGTDAATLLRVEGFGPSVAYRIEALKTLLKNAGPLQEIAGETSHTLWRDIRDCTPFADRSEKPVWRVSMAPSQAHQMVLTLRMQIGVSAFYDWQGGLVWLRMEQGDPEAALLRGLIRKHRGGHATLVRATPSYRAAVPVFEPQAPHLAALSARMKAEFDPKTILNPGRMAQG; this is encoded by the coding sequence ATGACGACCTTCACCCCCACCACATCGGCCGAGATCCTCTCCACCGTCCAATGGGCGGCGGCGGAAGAGTCACCTTTGGAAATCATCGGCCACGGCTCCAAGCGCGGCATCGGCCGGCCACAGCAGAGCGAACACACGCTCGATCTTTCGAAGCTCACCGGCGTCACGCTCTACGAGCCGGCCGAGTTGGTACTGTCGGCCAAGGCCGGCACGCCGCTTTCCGAGATCGAAAACCTGCTCGCCGAAAGCGGCCAGCAACTCGCCTTCGAACCGATGGATTACGGTCCTTTACTCGGCGGCGAGCCCGGCAAGGGCACGATCGGCAGCGTGCTCGCCGCGAACCTGTCCGGCCCGCGCCGGCTGAAGGCGGGGGGTGCACGAGACCATATTCTGGGAATCAATGCGGTTGCCGGACGCGGCGAGGCCTTCAAGTCCGGCGGCCGCGTCGTCAAGAATGTCACCGGCTACGATCTGTCGAAGCTGATGGCCAACAGCTGGGGCACGCTGGCCGTGTTCACCGATGTCACCTTCAAGGTGCTGCCGGCGGCCGAGACCGAGGTGACGCTTGCCATGCGCGGCCTACTCGACGATGCCGCCTCTGCCGCCATGGCGCTGGCGCTCGGCTCCAGCGCCGAAGTGTCGAGCGCGGCCCATCTGCCCGAACGCATCGCCGCGCGCGTTGCCGGGGGCAGTCTAGGCACTGACGCTGCAACGCTGCTGCGCGTCGAAGGGTTTGGCCCATCGGTCGCCTATCGCATCGAGGCACTGAAGACCCTGCTGAAAAATGCCGGCCCGCTGCAGGAGATCGCAGGCGAGACATCGCATACCCTCTGGCGTGACATAAGGGACTGCACGCCATTCGCCGACCGTAGCGAAAAGCCGGTCTGGCGCGTCTCCATGGCGCCGTCTCAGGCCCATCAGATGGTGCTGACGCTGCGCATGCAGATCGGTGTCAGCGCCTTCTACGACTGGCAGGGCGGGCTGGTCTGGCTGCGCATGGAGCAGGGCGATCCCGAGGCCGCCCTGCTGCGCGGGCTGATCAGAAAGCATCGCGGCGGCCACGCGACGCTGGTGCGCGCCACCCCTTCGTATCGCGCCGCCGTTCCGGTGTTCGAGCCGCAGGCGCCGCATCTGGCCGCACTGTCGGC
- a CDS encoding FAD-linked oxidase C-terminal domain-containing protein codes for MSGLVMPKPDDATMRRRAEIVADMRIIVPGEGVVDATNEMRAFESDGLTAYRQLPLVVVLPETVAQVSRILKYCNDRNIRVVPRGSGTSLSGGALPLEDAVLLVMSRFNRILAIDYPDRIVVAQPGVTNLGITIAVEQEGFYYAPDPSSQIACSIGGNVAENSGGVHCLKYGLTANNVLGIEMVLMNGEVVRLGGNHLDSEGYDLLGVMTGSEGLLGVVTEVTVRILKKPETARALLIGFPTSEQGGQCVADIIGAGIIPGGMEMMDRPAIHAAEDFVHAGYPLDVEALLIVELDGPGVEVDHLIGLVEAIAYRNGSTTCRISQSEQERLSFWAGRKAAFPAVGRISPDYYCMDGTIPRKELPRVLAGMRELSEKYGLGVANVFHAGDGNLHPLILYDANVPGELDKAESFGADILRLCVKVGGVLTGEHGVGVEKRDLMPEMFDQIDLDQQMRVKCAFDPNHLLNPGKVFPQLRRCAELGRMHVHRGQVAFPDIPRF; via the coding sequence ATGTCCGGCCTTGTCATGCCCAAGCCAGACGACGCCACTATGCGAAGGCGGGCGGAGATCGTCGCCGACATGCGCATCATCGTGCCGGGCGAGGGCGTCGTCGACGCCACCAATGAGATGCGCGCCTTCGAAAGCGACGGCCTCACCGCCTACCGGCAATTGCCGCTGGTCGTGGTGCTGCCGGAAACGGTGGCGCAGGTGTCGCGCATCTTGAAATACTGCAACGACCGCAACATCCGTGTCGTGCCGCGCGGCTCCGGAACCTCGTTGTCGGGCGGCGCGCTGCCGCTCGAGGATGCCGTGCTGCTGGTCATGAGCCGCTTCAACCGCATCCTTGCCATCGACTATCCCGACCGCATCGTCGTCGCTCAGCCAGGCGTTACCAATCTTGGCATCACCATTGCCGTCGAGCAGGAGGGCTTTTACTACGCCCCTGACCCATCCTCCCAGATCGCGTGCTCGATTGGCGGCAATGTCGCGGAAAATTCCGGCGGCGTGCACTGCCTGAAATACGGCCTGACCGCCAACAATGTGCTCGGCATCGAGATGGTGCTGATGAACGGCGAGGTGGTGCGCCTGGGCGGCAATCATCTGGACTCGGAAGGCTATGATCTCCTCGGCGTCATGACGGGGTCCGAAGGCCTGCTCGGCGTCGTCACCGAGGTCACCGTGCGCATCCTGAAAAAGCCGGAGACGGCCCGCGCTCTGCTGATCGGCTTTCCGACCAGCGAGCAGGGCGGCCAATGCGTCGCCGACATCATCGGCGCCGGCATTATCCCTGGCGGCATGGAGATGATGGACCGGCCGGCGATCCATGCCGCGGAAGATTTCGTCCATGCCGGCTACCCCCTTGATGTCGAGGCGCTGCTGATCGTCGAACTCGACGGGCCGGGCGTCGAGGTCGATCACCTGATCGGTCTCGTCGAAGCGATCGCCTATAGGAACGGCTCCACCACCTGTCGCATCTCGCAATCCGAACAGGAGCGGCTGAGTTTCTGGGCCGGCCGCAAGGCGGCCTTCCCGGCGGTCGGCCGCATCTCGCCCGACTATTACTGCATGGATGGCACCATCCCGCGCAAGGAATTGCCGCGTGTGCTCGCCGGCATGCGCGAACTGTCGGAGAAATACGGCCTTGGCGTCGCCAATGTCTTCCACGCCGGCGACGGCAATCTGCATCCGCTGATCCTCTACGACGCCAACGTGCCGGGCGAACTCGACAAGGCGGAAAGTTTTGGCGCCGACATCTTGCGGCTCTGCGTCAAGGTCGGCGGCGTCTTGACCGGCGAGCACGGCGTCGGCGTCGAGAAGCGCGACTTGATGCCTGAAATGTTCGACCAGATCGACCTCGATCAGCAAATGCGCGTCAAATGCGCCTTCGACCCCAATCATTTGCTCAACCCCGGCAAGGTGTTTCCACAACTGCGCCGCTGCGCGGAGCTTGGGCGCATGCACGTGCATCGCGGCCAGGTGGCGTTTCCGGACATTCCGAGGTTTTGA
- a CDS encoding DUF3422 family protein → MSDETSNLEFQPRAQGSVMGFPAHEGRPGAIGEVHARPHPLIEKPRVLVQLAFMTEGGSGVDMAVLSELSRRLGIAAPDRHARHHAMKWGKGTLRWERHTEFSTYLWEGPLAESGRAQEDSPFGNGFSPPGTVISGIRLEIRKWTPASEKLIAAFDPTSLCYSLVERGNAAIVTDFRQDGDGLTRILVLDRGLTPARTGALSQRLIDVETYRTLAMLGLPLALTLSSRARRIEDRLAQTTLEMKVTETRDSQTLLADLTELAAELEADAASSLYRFGASRAYDGIVVERLEALDEEAVPGYDTWGGFLQRRVAPAMRTCRSVEERQANLSRKLTRATTLLRTWVDVEVEKQNRDLLASMNNRARLQLRLQQTVEGLSVAAVSYYVVGLISYLAKGASIFGHAIAPEVVTAASVPVAIVLVWWGVRRVRRMHSEPAKHPGE, encoded by the coding sequence GTGTCGGACGAGACGTCCAACCTCGAATTCCAGCCGCGCGCCCAGGGCAGCGTGATGGGCTTTCCCGCGCATGAGGGACGGCCCGGCGCGATCGGCGAGGTCCATGCCCGGCCGCATCCGCTGATCGAGAAGCCGCGCGTGCTTGTGCAACTCGCCTTCATGACCGAGGGCGGCTCCGGCGTCGACATGGCCGTGCTCTCCGAACTGTCGCGGCGCCTCGGCATCGCGGCGCCCGACCGTCATGCCCGCCACCACGCCATGAAGTGGGGCAAGGGCACGCTGCGCTGGGAGCGGCATACGGAATTCTCGACCTATCTTTGGGAAGGGCCGCTTGCCGAAAGCGGCAGGGCGCAGGAGGATTCTCCTTTCGGCAACGGGTTCTCGCCGCCGGGAACGGTGATCTCAGGCATAAGGCTGGAGATCCGCAAATGGACGCCGGCAAGCGAGAAGCTGATTGCGGCCTTCGACCCGACGAGCCTCTGCTATTCGCTGGTCGAGCGCGGCAATGCGGCCATCGTCACCGATTTCCGCCAGGACGGCGACGGCCTGACCCGCATCCTGGTGCTTGATCGCGGCCTGACGCCGGCGCGGACCGGGGCGCTGTCGCAGCGGCTGATCGACGTCGAGACCTACCGCACGCTTGCCATGCTCGGCCTGCCGCTGGCGCTGACCCTGTCGAGCCGCGCCCGCCGCATCGAAGACCGGTTGGCGCAGACCACGCTGGAAATGAAGGTCACTGAAACCCGCGACAGCCAGACGCTGCTCGCCGACCTGACCGAGCTTGCCGCCGAGCTGGAAGCCGATGCCGCCTCCAGCCTCTATCGCTTCGGCGCCAGCCGCGCCTATGACGGCATCGTTGTCGAGCGGCTGGAGGCGCTGGACGAAGAAGCCGTGCCCGGCTACGACACTTGGGGCGGCTTCCTGCAGCGGCGGGTGGCGCCTGCCATGCGCACCTGCCGTTCGGTCGAGGAGCGCCAGGCCAACCTGTCGCGCAAACTAACCCGCGCCACGACGCTGCTGCGCACGTGGGTTGATGTCGAGGTCGAGAAGCAGAACCGCGATCTGCTGGCGTCGATGAACAACCGCGCCCGGCTGCAACTGCGGTTGCAGCAGACGGTCGAGGGCCTGTCGGTGGCAGCAGTGTCCTACTATGTCGTCGGTCTGATCTCCTACCTTGCCAAGGGCGCCTCGATCTTCGGCCATGCCATTGCGCCCGAAGTCGTCACCGCCGCCTCGGTGCCGGTCGCCATCGTGCTGGTCTGGTGGGGGGTGCGGCGAGTGAGGCGGATGCACTCCGAGCCGGCGAAACATCCGGGGGAGTAG
- a CDS encoding FCD domain-containing protein, producing the protein MSDIFSRIEHSRTADEVVQQIESLILEGVLRTGDRLPGERELARQFDVSRPILRDALKALEGRGLLITKAGGGTHVADVIGQLFTKPVTDLISMHRKAVTDYLEYRREIEGVAAEYAARRATADDIALLDRIVARMDEAHRTGDFDDEAEIDVEFHHAVCECAHNIILLHTLRSCYRLLSEGVFQNRLLVFSVPGAREALLAQHGAIYKAVKAGDPSAARQAAMDHISYVERSMLEAERSGDWQRVSRLRLKQRSDADDGFKTTG; encoded by the coding sequence TTGAGCGATATTTTCTCAAGGATCGAGCATTCGCGCACCGCCGACGAGGTGGTGCAGCAGATCGAAAGCCTGATCCTTGAAGGCGTGCTGCGCACCGGCGACCGGCTGCCGGGCGAGCGCGAGCTGGCGCGCCAGTTCGACGTGTCGCGGCCGATCCTGCGCGATGCGCTGAAGGCGCTGGAAGGGCGCGGGCTGCTGATCACCAAGGCCGGCGGCGGCACCCATGTCGCCGACGTCATCGGCCAGTTGTTCACCAAGCCGGTGACCGACCTCATCTCGATGCACCGCAAGGCGGTGACCGACTATCTGGAATACCGCCGCGAGATCGAAGGTGTTGCGGCCGAATATGCGGCGCGGCGCGCGACAGCGGACGACATTGCGCTGCTCGACCGCATCGTGGCGCGCATGGACGAGGCGCACCGCACCGGCGATTTCGACGACGAGGCGGAAATCGACGTCGAGTTCCACCATGCTGTGTGCGAATGCGCGCACAACATCATCCTCTTGCACACGCTGCGCTCCTGCTACCGGCTGCTGTCTGAAGGCGTGTTCCAGAACCGGCTTCTGGTGTTCAGCGTGCCCGGAGCGCGCGAGGCGCTGCTGGCCCAGCACGGCGCGATCTACAAAGCCGTGAAGGCCGGCGATCCCTCAGCTGCCCGCCAAGCGGCGATGGACCATATCTCCTATGTCGAGCGCTCGATGCTCGAGGCCGAACGCAGCGGCGACTGGCAGCGCGTGTCGCGGCTCAGGCTTAAGCAGCGCTCCGACGCCGACGACGGCTTCAAGACGACTGGCTAA
- a CDS encoding alpha-hydroxy acid oxidase: protein MSDILTIADLKDLARRRVPKMFFDYADSGAWTESTYRANEEDFQKIKFRQRVLVDMSNRSLESTMIGEKVAMPVALAPTGMTGMQHADGEMLAAQAAEEFGVPFTLSTMSICSIEDVASVTKKPFWFQLYVLRDKDFVLDLIDRAKAAKCSALVLTLDLQILGQRHKDVRNGLSAPPKMTLANIANIAMRPRWLMGIAGTKRRTFRNIVGHAKGVGDVASLASWTTEQFDPHLSWKDVAWIKERWGGKLILKGILDKEDALMAVETGADAIIVSNHGGRQLDGASSSIMALEEIADAVGDRIEVHMDGGIRSGQDVLKALCLGAKGTYIGRPFLYGLGAMGKQGVTLALDIIRKEMDITLALCGKRLVTDMGKDQLRR, encoded by the coding sequence ATGAGCGACATCCTCACCATTGCCGATCTCAAGGACCTGGCGCGCCGGCGGGTGCCGAAGATGTTCTTCGACTATGCCGATTCCGGCGCCTGGACCGAAAGCACCTACCGCGCCAACGAAGAGGACTTCCAGAAGATAAAATTCCGTCAGCGCGTACTGGTCGACATGAGCAACCGCTCGCTGGAATCGACCATGATCGGCGAGAAAGTGGCGATGCCGGTGGCGCTTGCCCCAACTGGAATGACCGGCATGCAGCATGCCGATGGCGAGATGCTGGCCGCGCAGGCGGCAGAGGAATTCGGCGTGCCGTTCACGCTGTCGACGATGAGCATCTGCTCGATCGAGGATGTCGCGTCGGTGACCAAGAAGCCGTTCTGGTTCCAGCTCTACGTGCTTCGCGACAAGGATTTCGTGCTCGACCTGATCGACAGGGCGAAGGCTGCAAAATGCTCGGCGCTGGTGTTGACGCTCGACCTGCAGATCCTGGGGCAGCGCCACAAGGATGTCCGCAACGGGCTGTCGGCGCCGCCCAAGATGACGCTGGCCAACATTGCCAACATCGCCATGCGGCCACGCTGGCTGATGGGCATTGCCGGCACCAAGCGCCGCACCTTCCGCAACATTGTCGGCCATGCCAAGGGCGTCGGCGACGTCGCTTCGCTGGCATCGTGGACGACGGAGCAGTTCGACCCGCATCTGTCGTGGAAGGATGTCGCCTGGATCAAGGAACGTTGGGGCGGCAAGCTGATCCTGAAAGGCATTCTCGACAAGGAGGACGCGCTGATGGCGGTCGAGACCGGCGCCGACGCCATCATCGTTTCCAACCATGGCGGGCGCCAGCTCGACGGCGCATCGTCGTCAATCATGGCGCTGGAAGAGATCGCCGATGCCGTCGGCGACAGGATCGAGGTGCATATGGACGGCGGCATCCGCTCGGGCCAGGACGTGCTGAAGGCGCTTTGCCTCGGCGCCAAGGGCACCTATATCGGCCGCCCGTTCCTGTACGGATTGGGCGCCATGGGCAAGCAAGGCGTGACCCTGGCGCTGGACATCATCCGCAAGGAGATGGACATCACGCTGGCACTGTGCGGCAAGCGGCTGGTGACCGACATGGGCAAGGACCAGTTGCGGCGCTAG
- a CDS encoding metallophosphoesterase family protein, with protein sequence MTETGIHYLDARAPDGMRLYAIGDVHGRLDLLAAMHRRIESELEYKPTSDWRVIHLGDYVDRGPESKGVIDFLIEAQKRDPRHLMLAGNHDIGFLDFLDEPDPEGLFIRYGGVQTAQSYGVDLAGHASWFGKAEALRRGHQALVNAVPQAHVDFLRSLQLSLISGDFFLCHAGVRPDVPLASQSPQDLVWIRDVFHNHPGLYPKVIVHGHTPVPQAEVMPNRVNVDTLAWQSGMLSALAVDGADKRILTVQGKAF encoded by the coding sequence TTGACCGAGACCGGCATCCACTACCTCGACGCGCGCGCACCCGATGGCATGCGCCTCTATGCGATCGGCGACGTGCATGGCCGGCTCGATCTGCTCGCCGCCATGCATCGCCGCATCGAGAGCGAACTCGAATACAAGCCGACCAGCGATTGGCGCGTCATCCACCTCGGCGACTATGTCGACCGCGGACCAGAGTCCAAGGGCGTCATAGACTTCCTGATCGAGGCACAGAAACGCGATCCGCGGCATCTGATGCTCGCCGGCAACCACGATATCGGCTTCCTCGACTTTCTCGACGAGCCTGACCCGGAAGGGCTGTTCATCCGTTATGGCGGCGTGCAGACGGCACAATCCTATGGTGTCGACTTAGCGGGACACGCAAGCTGGTTCGGCAAGGCCGAGGCGTTACGGCGGGGACACCAGGCACTGGTCAATGCTGTACCGCAAGCCCATGTCGACTTCCTGCGGTCGCTGCAATTGTCACTGATATCAGGTGATTTCTTCTTATGCCATGCCGGCGTCAGGCCTGACGTGCCGCTGGCGAGCCAGAGCCCGCAGGATCTGGTCTGGATCCGCGACGTCTTCCACAACCATCCAGGGCTTTACCCGAAGGTGATCGTGCACGGCCACACACCGGTGCCGCAGGCGGAGGTGATGCCGAACCGCGTCAATGTCGACACACTCGCCTGGCAGTCAGGCATGCTCAGCGCGCTCGCCGTGGACGGCGCGGACAAGCGTATCCTGACTGTGCAGGGAAAAGCGTTTTAG
- a CDS encoding 16S rRNA (uracil(1498)-N(3))-methyltransferase, translating to MRANYKMQRLFVPDDLAAGIEFDAGQQQSHYLMHVLRLGEGAEILVFNGRDGEWSAAIATRSKRAVRLKVLASQRPQPPLPDLIYCFAPLKQGRLDYLVQKAVEMGAGILQPVITQHTQVAKPSIDRLRANVVEAAEQCGILAVPEVREAEKFERLLSGWDKERRLIFCDEDASTNNPLPALQAIPERKLALLVGPEGGFSDDERKMLRALPFVTAIPLGPRILRADTAAVAALAVMQATVGDW from the coding sequence ATGCGCGCCAATTACAAGATGCAGCGGCTGTTCGTGCCGGACGACCTCGCGGCGGGCATCGAATTCGATGCCGGCCAGCAGCAGAGCCATTATCTCATGCATGTGCTGCGGCTCGGCGAAGGCGCCGAGATCCTGGTCTTCAACGGCCGCGACGGCGAGTGGTCGGCGGCGATTGCCACCAGGTCGAAAAGGGCGGTGCGGCTGAAGGTGCTGGCCTCGCAGAGACCGCAACCGCCCCTGCCTGACCTGATCTATTGCTTCGCGCCGCTGAAACAGGGCCGGCTCGACTATCTCGTGCAGAAGGCGGTCGAGATGGGGGCCGGCATCCTGCAGCCGGTGATCACCCAGCACACGCAAGTGGCAAAACCCTCCATCGACCGGCTGCGCGCCAATGTCGTCGAGGCGGCCGAGCAATGCGGCATACTGGCGGTGCCGGAAGTGCGCGAGGCCGAGAAATTCGAGCGCCTGCTCTCCGGCTGGGACAAGGAACGCCGGCTTATCTTCTGCGACGAGGATGCCTCGACCAACAACCCGCTGCCGGCATTACAGGCAATACCTGAGAGGAAGCTGGCGCTGCTGGTCGGGCCGGAAGGCGGCTTTTCCGATGACGAACGCAAGATGCTGCGGGCGCTCCCCTTCGTCACTGCCATCCCGCTCGGACCGCGCATCCTGCGCGCTGACACAGCAGCTGTAGCGGCGCTTGCGGTGATGCAGGCGACGGTCGGAGACTGGTAA
- a CDS encoding glutamate--cysteine ligase encodes MARDTTDFRPIEGIDELVEHLAEGNKPRDKWRIGTEHEKFPFYVDGNAPVPYGGERGIRAILEGMQQKLGWDPIIDDGRIIGLVEPTGQGAISLEPGGQFELSGAPLETIHQTCREGNAHLAQVREIAEPMGIRFLGLGGSPKWSLAQTPKMPKSRYEIMTRYMPKVGTKGLDMMYRTCTIQVNLDFESEADMRRKMQVSLKLQPLSTALFANSPFTDSRPNGLQSWRGDIWRDTDNQRSGLLEFCFSPEFGFADYVEWALDVPMYFVIRDGHYHDMTHITFRRFMAGAARNEVPDGLPTMGDWANHLSTLFPDVRLKRFLEMRGADGGPWRRICALPAFWVGLLYDEAALDAAEALTSSWTYEETLAMRNAVPEKGISAPFRNTTLREIGRDVMTISRLGLKNRGRKNRDGYDETSFLNTLDEVVARGTTSAEEMLSAYHTRWGGSIEPVFMEYAY; translated from the coding sequence ATGGCGCGCGACACAACCGATTTCCGGCCAATCGAAGGCATCGACGAACTGGTCGAGCATCTGGCCGAAGGCAACAAGCCGCGCGACAAGTGGCGCATCGGGACCGAGCACGAGAAGTTCCCCTTCTATGTCGACGGCAACGCGCCGGTGCCCTATGGCGGCGAGCGCGGCATCCGCGCCATCCTCGAAGGCATGCAGCAAAAGCTCGGCTGGGACCCGATCATCGATGACGGCCGCATCATCGGCCTGGTCGAGCCGACCGGCCAGGGCGCGATCTCGCTCGAGCCGGGCGGCCAGTTCGAGCTGTCGGGCGCGCCGCTGGAAACGATCCACCAGACCTGTCGCGAGGGCAATGCGCATCTGGCGCAGGTCCGCGAGATCGCCGAGCCGATGGGCATCCGCTTTCTCGGCCTCGGCGGCAGCCCGAAATGGTCGCTGGCCCAGACGCCGAAAATGCCGAAATCGCGCTACGAAATCATGACCCGCTACATGCCCAAGGTCGGCACCAAGGGTCTCGACATGATGTATCGCACCTGCACCATCCAGGTGAACCTCGACTTCGAAAGCGAAGCCGACATGCGCCGCAAGATGCAGGTGTCGCTGAAGCTGCAGCCACTGTCGACGGCGCTGTTTGCCAACTCGCCCTTCACCGACAGCCGGCCGAACGGGCTGCAGAGCTGGCGCGGCGACATCTGGCGCGACACCGACAACCAGCGCTCGGGCCTGCTCGAATTCTGCTTCTCGCCCGAGTTCGGCTTTGCCGACTATGTCGAATGGGCGCTCGACGTGCCGATGTATTTCGTCATCCGCGACGGCCACTATCACGACATGACGCACATCACCTTCCGCCGGTTCATGGCCGGCGCTGCCCGCAATGAAGTACCAGACGGACTGCCCACCATGGGCGACTGGGCGAACCATCTGTCGACGCTGTTCCCCGACGTCAGGCTGAAGCGCTTCCTCGAAATGCGCGGCGCCGATGGCGGGCCGTGGCGCCGCATCTGCGCACTGCCGGCCTTCTGGGTCGGGCTGCTCTATGACGAGGCCGCGCTCGACGCCGCCGAGGCGCTGACTTCGAGCTGGACGTATGAAGAAACGCTGGCGATGCGCAATGCGGTGCCGGAAAAAGGCATTTCCGCGCCGTTCCGCAACACGACGCTGCGTGAGATCGGCCGCGATGTAATGACGATTTCGCGCCTTGGGCTGAAAAATCGCGGCAGGAAGAACCGCGACGGCTATGACGAGACCTCGTTCCTCAACACGCTGGACGAAGTCGTGGCGCGCGGTACCACCAGTGCTGAGGAAATGCTGTCGGCCTACCACACGCGCTGGGGCGGCTCGATCGAGCCGGTGTTCATGGAATATGCGTATTAG
- a CDS encoding DUF937 domain-containing protein has protein sequence MPTLFDILAQAQNGNGMQALAQQYGLSMQQTQAAVAALLPAFSQGLQRNTADPYGLGAFMTAMASGQHAKYFEDATRAFSPQGVNEGNGILGHLFGSKELSRAVASQAAQATGVSQQILQQMLPAIASMVMGGLFKQTTNQLTGGQMQAAGGFGGGSNPLGEIIEQMMRQAGGGAQPAPQPAPNPYGENPLGKVLQDMFGGGAQQPQSQPQQAPNSYGDNPLGKVLQDMFGGGAAQQPQGRPQQPTQPQQTQSPYGDNPLGKIFEEMMRQGGGGGFGLPGGQPAPQQPQAPQPRQAPQEREAPQPQANPSGRPRNPFDDIFGKMFETGAQQRDDYQKGVETIFDQFKRDMDRR, from the coding sequence ATGCCTACCTTGTTCGACATATTGGCGCAGGCGCAGAACGGCAACGGCATGCAGGCGCTTGCCCAGCAGTACGGGCTTTCCATGCAGCAGACGCAGGCGGCTGTCGCCGCTCTGCTGCCGGCCTTCTCGCAAGGGTTGCAACGCAACACCGCCGATCCCTATGGGCTAGGCGCCTTCATGACGGCGATGGCGAGCGGCCAGCACGCGAAATATTTCGAGGACGCGACCAGGGCTTTCTCACCGCAAGGCGTCAATGAGGGCAATGGCATTCTGGGTCATCTGTTCGGCTCGAAGGAGCTGTCGCGCGCGGTGGCCAGCCAGGCCGCGCAGGCGACCGGCGTCAGCCAGCAGATCCTGCAGCAGATGCTGCCGGCCATCGCTTCGATGGTGATGGGCGGATTGTTCAAGCAGACGACAAACCAGTTGACCGGGGGTCAGATGCAGGCCGCCGGTGGCTTCGGCGGCGGCAGCAATCCGCTCGGCGAGATCATCGAACAGATGATGCGGCAGGCGGGCGGCGGGGCACAGCCTGCGCCGCAGCCAGCACCCAATCCTTACGGTGAGAACCCGCTGGGCAAAGTGCTGCAGGACATGTTCGGCGGCGGCGCCCAACAGCCGCAAAGCCAGCCGCAACAGGCGCCCAACTCCTATGGCGACAATCCGCTGGGCAAGGTGCTGCAGGACATGTTCGGCGGTGGCGCGGCACAGCAACCGCAGGGCCGGCCGCAGCAGCCAACACAGCCGCAACAGACGCAGAGCCCTTACGGCGACAACCCGCTGGGCAAGATTTTTGAAGAGATGATGCGGCAAGGCGGTGGTGGCGGCTTCGGCCTGCCCGGTGGGCAGCCGGCGCCGCAGCAGCCGCAAGCACCCCAGCCGCGACAGGCACCGCAGGAGCGCGAGGCGCCGCAACCGCAGGCCAATCCGAGCGGCAGGCCACGCAATCCGTTCGACGATATTTTCGGCAAGATGTTCGAGACCGGCGCCCAGCAGCGCGACGACTATCAGAAGGGCGTGGAAACGATCTTCGACCAGTTCAAGCGGGACATGGACCGGCGGTAG